From Anopheles funestus chromosome 3RL, idAnoFuneDA-416_04, whole genome shotgun sequence, a single genomic window includes:
- the LOC125770991 gene encoding RAB6-interacting golgin, with the protein MSKQFVGFSDDDIFKITRQAGGKEAAKELSRPHSRQPKAPPGAVKFVPPPSTVNNGNLSTVSCVDTSIYPQHPIQQAVAFKPVPVMMNAPEDESILVLPNQPTTVGRNSEPTITSSTPGVAGLRTNLNDVLTPFKGMSLKDFEQQRKMMEEQNRQKRDILHKAIEQHAQKTAAEASKIQEIKSELSKLDSELASDVAILRKQIDAASLHFSSVEKNYLTIENMFLKAKVDLHQALEKKEMLTEHLCAIISHNEERKAKRLSELMEKVGISVNDTFDDTLNGKNSTGATTDTTTEPDSIQSTRN; encoded by the exons atgtccaaACAATTTGTTGGGTTTTCTGACGATGACATCTTCAAGATCACTCGACAGGCGGGAGGCAAAGAGGCGG CAAAAGAATTGTCGCGTCCCCACAGCAGGCAACCTAAAGCACCGCCGGGTGCGGTAAAATTTGTTCCACCACCATCAACAGTAAACAATGGCAACCTGAGTACAGTTAGCTGTGTCGATACTAGCATTTATCCTCAACATCCAATACAACAAGCTGTTGCCTTTAAACCTGTGCCGGTAATGATGAATGCCCCTGAGGATGAGTCGATTTTGGTACTTCCGAACCAACCAACAACGGTGGGCAGAAATTCCGAACCAACCATTACTAGCAGTACGCCAGGTGTGGCCGGTTTGCGAACAAATCTGAACGATGTGCTAACTCCGTTCAAAGGCATGTCGTTGAAGGATTTTGAACAGCAGCGAAAAATGATGGAAGAGCAGAATAGACAGAAACGCGATATTCTTCATAAAGCTATAGAGCAACA TGCCCAAAAAACAGCTGCGGAAGCTAGCAAAATCCAGGAGATTAAATCAGAACTCAGCAAACTAGACTCCGAGCTGGCATCGGATGTAGCAATTTTACGCAAACAAATTGATGCGGCGAGCCTGCATTTTTCGAGCGTTGA aaaaaattatcTTACCATAGAGAATATGTTTCTGAAAGCCAAGGTAGACCTTCATCAAGCGttggaaaagaaggaaatgttaACCGAACATTTGTGTGCAATCATTTCCCACAACGAGGAGCGGAAGGCGAAGCGTTTGTCAGAGCTGATGGAAAAGGTAGGTATTTCGGTGAACGATACTTTTGACGATACTCTCAATGGAAAGAACAGCACTGGCGCAACCACGGACACAACCACGGAACCGGACAGCATCCAATCGACACGCAATTAA